The following are from one region of the Oncorhynchus masou masou isolate Uvic2021 chromosome 24, UVic_Omas_1.1, whole genome shotgun sequence genome:
- the LOC135512142 gene encoding glutamate--cysteine ligase catalytic subunit-like isoform X4, translating to MKPLPPSHHSQGCPGFTQPEYNPTPVEKGVSKSLFFPDEAINGHPRFSTLTRNIRHRRGEKVVINVPIFKDKCTPSPFVEKFPEDDGEAARAALPDHIYMDAMGFGMGNCCLQVTFQACSIEEARYLYDQLATFCPIVMALSAASPFYRGYVSDIDCRWGVISASVDDRTGEERGLEPLKSNKFRILKSRYDSIDSYLSSCGDKYNDIDLTIDEEINKQLLDAGIDKLLAQHIAHLFIRDPLSLFEEKIHLDDENESDHFENLQSTNWQTMRFKPPPPNSDIGWRVEFRPMEVQLTDFENSAYVVFIVLLTRVILSYKLDFLIPLSKVDENMKVAQERNAVQEGMFYFRKDIYKGCNPVLDSSSAAQNGLDSEGDNEYILMSIDTIINGKEGVFQGLIPILNCYLENMEVDVDTRCTILNYLKLIKRRASGELMTIAKWMREFVDKHTQYKQDSVITDKINYDLLRKCDSISKGEERCPELFGDPVNRGK from the exons ATGAAACCCTTGCCACCATCACATCATTCCCAAG GTTGTCCTGGCTTCACCCAGCCAGAGTACAACCCAACACCTGTTGAAAAAGGAGTGTCCAAATCACTGTTCTTCCCAGATGAAGCCATAAACGGACACCCAAGATTCAG CACCCTGACCAGAAACATTCGtcacagaagaggagagaaggttgTGATCAACGTACCCA TCTTTAAAGACAAGTGCACTCCATCTCCATTTGTGGAGAAGTTTCCGGAGGATGATGGGGAGGCCGCCAGAGCAGCTCTCCCTGATCACATCTACATGGATGCCATGGGCTTCGGAATGGGCAACTGCTGTCTTCAG GTGACATTCCAAGCTTGCAGCATTGAAGAGGCGAGGTACCTTTATGACCAACTAGCAACATTCTGCCCCATAGTG ATGGCCCTCAGTGCTGCTTCACCGTTTTACAGAGGCTATGTGTCAGACATTGATTGTCGCTGGGGAGTTATTTCTGCCTCGGTGGATGACAGGACCGGggaagagagagggctggag CCTTTGAAAAGCAACAAATTTCGAATCTTGAAATCAAGATATGATTCAATCGACAGCTACCTCTCCAGTTGTGGCGATAAGTACAATGACATAGATCTGACAATAGACGAGGAGATCAACAAACAGTTGCTGGATGCAG GGATCGACAAACTGCTGGCCCAACACATAGCCCATCTTTTCATCCGGGATCCGCTGTCACTCTTTGAGGAGAAGATTCACCTGGATGATGAAAACGAGTCGGATCACTTTGAG AATCTGCAGTCAACCAACTGGCAGACAATGAGGTTCAAACCTCCTCCTCCAAACTCGGACATCGGATGGCGAGTTGAGTTCCGCCCCATGGAG GTGCAACTTACCGATTTTGAAAACTCTGCTTACGTTGTTTTCATCGTCCTGCTCACCAGGGTTATCCTGTCCTATAAACTAGACTTTCTTATCCCCTTGTCAAAG GTTGACGAAAACATGAAAGTGGCCCAGGAAAGAAATGCAGTCCAAGAGGGCATGTTTTACTTCCGGAAGGACATCTATAAAG GCTGTAACCCTGTCCTCGATAGCTCCTCAGCGGCCCAGAACGGCTTGGACAGTGAGGGTGACAATGAGTACATACTGATGAGCATTGACACAATCATCAATGGAAAG GAAGGAGTTTTTCAAGGGCTGATACCAATCCTTAACTGCTACCTGGAAAACATGGAGGTGGACGTCGATACAAGATGCACCATCCTGAACTACCTGAAGCTCATCAAGAGACGCGCctcag GTGAACTGATGACCATAGCAAAGTGGATGAGGGAGTTTGTCGACAAGCACACTCAATACAAGCAAGACAGCGTAATAACTGACAAAATAAACTACGACTTACTCCGCAAGTGTGACAGTATCTCAAAAGGAGAGGAGCGAtgcccagaactttttggagacCCAGTCAATCGGGGCAAATAA
- the LOC135512142 gene encoding glutamate--cysteine ligase catalytic subunit-like isoform X2 — translation MGLLSQGSPLNWEETKKYADHVRKHGIVQFLNIYNKVKERQKDVLLWGDEVEYMLIEMDEKNEKVRLVLNGGEVLETLQDKGEKTNPNHPTLWRPEYGSYMIEGTPGQPYGGTMSEFNTVEDNMGKRRREASSVLNKNETLATITSFPRLGCPGFTQPEYNPTPVEKGVSKSLFFPDEAINGHPRFSTLTRNIRHRRGEKVVINVPIFKDKCTPSPFVEKFPEDDGEAARAALPDHIYMDAMGFGMGNCCLQVTFQACSIEEARYLYDQLATFCPIVMALSAASPFYRGYVSDIDCRWGVISASVDDRTGEERGLEPLKSNKFRILKSRYDSIDSYLSSCGDKYNDIDLTIDEEINKQLLDAGIDKLLAQHIAHLFIRDPLSLFEEKIHLDDENESDHFENLQSTNWQTMRFKPPPPNSDIGWRVEFRPMEVQLTDFENSAYVVFIVLLTRVILSYKLDFLIPLSKVDENMKVAQERNAVQEGMFYFRKDIYKGCNPVLDSSSAAQNGLDSEGDNEYILMSIDTIINGKEGVFQGLIPILNCYLENMEVDVDTRCTILNYLKLIKRRASGELMTIAKWMREFVDKHTQYKQDSVITDKINYDLLRKCDSISKGEERCPELFGDPVNRGK, via the exons GTGGAATATATGTTGATTGAAATGGATGAGAAAAATGAAAAGGTTCGTCTTGTTCTCAATGGTGGGGAGGTTTTGGAAACCCTTCAAGACAAAGGTGAAAAGACAAACCCCAA CCATCCTACCCTTTGGAGGCCAGAGTATGGCAGCTACATGATCGAAGGGACTCCGGGGCAGCCATACGGTGGGACGATGTCAGAGTTCAACACGGTGGAGGACAACATGGGAAAGAGGAGGCGAGAGGCCTCATCTGTGCTGAATAAGAATGAAACCCTTGCCACCATCACATCATTCCCAAG GTTAGGTTGTCCTGGCTTCACCCAGCCAGAGTACAACCCAACACCTGTTGAAAAAGGAGTGTCCAAATCACTGTTCTTCCCAGATGAAGCCATAAACGGACACCCAAGATTCAG CACCCTGACCAGAAACATTCGtcacagaagaggagagaaggttgTGATCAACGTACCCA TCTTTAAAGACAAGTGCACTCCATCTCCATTTGTGGAGAAGTTTCCGGAGGATGATGGGGAGGCCGCCAGAGCAGCTCTCCCTGATCACATCTACATGGATGCCATGGGCTTCGGAATGGGCAACTGCTGTCTTCAG GTGACATTCCAAGCTTGCAGCATTGAAGAGGCGAGGTACCTTTATGACCAACTAGCAACATTCTGCCCCATAGTG ATGGCCCTCAGTGCTGCTTCACCGTTTTACAGAGGCTATGTGTCAGACATTGATTGTCGCTGGGGAGTTATTTCTGCCTCGGTGGATGACAGGACCGGggaagagagagggctggag CCTTTGAAAAGCAACAAATTTCGAATCTTGAAATCAAGATATGATTCAATCGACAGCTACCTCTCCAGTTGTGGCGATAAGTACAATGACATAGATCTGACAATAGACGAGGAGATCAACAAACAGTTGCTGGATGCAG GGATCGACAAACTGCTGGCCCAACACATAGCCCATCTTTTCATCCGGGATCCGCTGTCACTCTTTGAGGAGAAGATTCACCTGGATGATGAAAACGAGTCGGATCACTTTGAG AATCTGCAGTCAACCAACTGGCAGACAATGAGGTTCAAACCTCCTCCTCCAAACTCGGACATCGGATGGCGAGTTGAGTTCCGCCCCATGGAG GTGCAACTTACCGATTTTGAAAACTCTGCTTACGTTGTTTTCATCGTCCTGCTCACCAGGGTTATCCTGTCCTATAAACTAGACTTTCTTATCCCCTTGTCAAAG GTTGACGAAAACATGAAAGTGGCCCAGGAAAGAAATGCAGTCCAAGAGGGCATGTTTTACTTCCGGAAGGACATCTATAAAG GCTGTAACCCTGTCCTCGATAGCTCCTCAGCGGCCCAGAACGGCTTGGACAGTGAGGGTGACAATGAGTACATACTGATGAGCATTGACACAATCATCAATGGAAAG GAAGGAGTTTTTCAAGGGCTGATACCAATCCTTAACTGCTACCTGGAAAACATGGAGGTGGACGTCGATACAAGATGCACCATCCTGAACTACCTGAAGCTCATCAAGAGACGCGCctcag GTGAACTGATGACCATAGCAAAGTGGATGAGGGAGTTTGTCGACAAGCACACTCAATACAAGCAAGACAGCGTAATAACTGACAAAATAAACTACGACTTACTCCGCAAGTGTGACAGTATCTCAAAAGGAGAGGAGCGAtgcccagaactttttggagacCCAGTCAATCGGGGCAAATAA
- the LOC135512142 gene encoding glutamate--cysteine ligase catalytic subunit-like isoform X1 yields MGLLSQGSPLNWEETKKYADHVRKHGIVQFLNIYNKVKERQKDVLLWGDEVEYMLIEMDEKNEKVRLVLNGGEVLETLQDKGEKTNPNFVFICSHPTLWRPEYGSYMIEGTPGQPYGGTMSEFNTVEDNMGKRRREASSVLNKNETLATITSFPRLGCPGFTQPEYNPTPVEKGVSKSLFFPDEAINGHPRFSTLTRNIRHRRGEKVVINVPIFKDKCTPSPFVEKFPEDDGEAARAALPDHIYMDAMGFGMGNCCLQVTFQACSIEEARYLYDQLATFCPIVMALSAASPFYRGYVSDIDCRWGVISASVDDRTGEERGLEPLKSNKFRILKSRYDSIDSYLSSCGDKYNDIDLTIDEEINKQLLDAGIDKLLAQHIAHLFIRDPLSLFEEKIHLDDENESDHFENLQSTNWQTMRFKPPPPNSDIGWRVEFRPMEVQLTDFENSAYVVFIVLLTRVILSYKLDFLIPLSKVDENMKVAQERNAVQEGMFYFRKDIYKGCNPVLDSSSAAQNGLDSEGDNEYILMSIDTIINGKEGVFQGLIPILNCYLENMEVDVDTRCTILNYLKLIKRRASGELMTIAKWMREFVDKHTQYKQDSVITDKINYDLLRKCDSISKGEERCPELFGDPVNRGK; encoded by the exons GTGGAATATATGTTGATTGAAATGGATGAGAAAAATGAAAAGGTTCGTCTTGTTCTCAATGGTGGGGAGGTTTTGGAAACCCTTCAAGACAAAGGTGAAAAGACAAACCCCAA CTTTGTTTTTATTTGTAGCCATCCTACCCTTTGGAGGCCAGAGTATGGCAGCTACATGATCGAAGGGACTCCGGGGCAGCCATACGGTGGGACGATGTCAGAGTTCAACACGGTGGAGGACAACATGGGAAAGAGGAGGCGAGAGGCCTCATCTGTGCTGAATAAGAATGAAACCCTTGCCACCATCACATCATTCCCAAG GTTAGGTTGTCCTGGCTTCACCCAGCCAGAGTACAACCCAACACCTGTTGAAAAAGGAGTGTCCAAATCACTGTTCTTCCCAGATGAAGCCATAAACGGACACCCAAGATTCAG CACCCTGACCAGAAACATTCGtcacagaagaggagagaaggttgTGATCAACGTACCCA TCTTTAAAGACAAGTGCACTCCATCTCCATTTGTGGAGAAGTTTCCGGAGGATGATGGGGAGGCCGCCAGAGCAGCTCTCCCTGATCACATCTACATGGATGCCATGGGCTTCGGAATGGGCAACTGCTGTCTTCAG GTGACATTCCAAGCTTGCAGCATTGAAGAGGCGAGGTACCTTTATGACCAACTAGCAACATTCTGCCCCATAGTG ATGGCCCTCAGTGCTGCTTCACCGTTTTACAGAGGCTATGTGTCAGACATTGATTGTCGCTGGGGAGTTATTTCTGCCTCGGTGGATGACAGGACCGGggaagagagagggctggag CCTTTGAAAAGCAACAAATTTCGAATCTTGAAATCAAGATATGATTCAATCGACAGCTACCTCTCCAGTTGTGGCGATAAGTACAATGACATAGATCTGACAATAGACGAGGAGATCAACAAACAGTTGCTGGATGCAG GGATCGACAAACTGCTGGCCCAACACATAGCCCATCTTTTCATCCGGGATCCGCTGTCACTCTTTGAGGAGAAGATTCACCTGGATGATGAAAACGAGTCGGATCACTTTGAG AATCTGCAGTCAACCAACTGGCAGACAATGAGGTTCAAACCTCCTCCTCCAAACTCGGACATCGGATGGCGAGTTGAGTTCCGCCCCATGGAG GTGCAACTTACCGATTTTGAAAACTCTGCTTACGTTGTTTTCATCGTCCTGCTCACCAGGGTTATCCTGTCCTATAAACTAGACTTTCTTATCCCCTTGTCAAAG GTTGACGAAAACATGAAAGTGGCCCAGGAAAGAAATGCAGTCCAAGAGGGCATGTTTTACTTCCGGAAGGACATCTATAAAG GCTGTAACCCTGTCCTCGATAGCTCCTCAGCGGCCCAGAACGGCTTGGACAGTGAGGGTGACAATGAGTACATACTGATGAGCATTGACACAATCATCAATGGAAAG GAAGGAGTTTTTCAAGGGCTGATACCAATCCTTAACTGCTACCTGGAAAACATGGAGGTGGACGTCGATACAAGATGCACCATCCTGAACTACCTGAAGCTCATCAAGAGACGCGCctcag GTGAACTGATGACCATAGCAAAGTGGATGAGGGAGTTTGTCGACAAGCACACTCAATACAAGCAAGACAGCGTAATAACTGACAAAATAAACTACGACTTACTCCGCAAGTGTGACAGTATCTCAAAAGGAGAGGAGCGAtgcccagaactttttggagacCCAGTCAATCGGGGCAAATAA
- the LOC135512142 gene encoding glutamate--cysteine ligase catalytic subunit-like isoform X3: MLIEMDEKNEKVRLVLNGGEVLETLQDKGEKTNPNFVFICSHPTLWRPEYGSYMIEGTPGQPYGGTMSEFNTVEDNMGKRRREASSVLNKNETLATITSFPRLGCPGFTQPEYNPTPVEKGVSKSLFFPDEAINGHPRFSTLTRNIRHRRGEKVVINVPIFKDKCTPSPFVEKFPEDDGEAARAALPDHIYMDAMGFGMGNCCLQVTFQACSIEEARYLYDQLATFCPIVMALSAASPFYRGYVSDIDCRWGVISASVDDRTGEERGLEPLKSNKFRILKSRYDSIDSYLSSCGDKYNDIDLTIDEEINKQLLDAGIDKLLAQHIAHLFIRDPLSLFEEKIHLDDENESDHFENLQSTNWQTMRFKPPPPNSDIGWRVEFRPMEVQLTDFENSAYVVFIVLLTRVILSYKLDFLIPLSKVDENMKVAQERNAVQEGMFYFRKDIYKGCNPVLDSSSAAQNGLDSEGDNEYILMSIDTIINGKEGVFQGLIPILNCYLENMEVDVDTRCTILNYLKLIKRRASGELMTIAKWMREFVDKHTQYKQDSVITDKINYDLLRKCDSISKGEERCPELFGDPVNRGK; this comes from the exons ATGTTGATTGAAATGGATGAGAAAAATGAAAAGGTTCGTCTTGTTCTCAATGGTGGGGAGGTTTTGGAAACCCTTCAAGACAAAGGTGAAAAGACAAACCCCAA CTTTGTTTTTATTTGTAGCCATCCTACCCTTTGGAGGCCAGAGTATGGCAGCTACATGATCGAAGGGACTCCGGGGCAGCCATACGGTGGGACGATGTCAGAGTTCAACACGGTGGAGGACAACATGGGAAAGAGGAGGCGAGAGGCCTCATCTGTGCTGAATAAGAATGAAACCCTTGCCACCATCACATCATTCCCAAG GTTAGGTTGTCCTGGCTTCACCCAGCCAGAGTACAACCCAACACCTGTTGAAAAAGGAGTGTCCAAATCACTGTTCTTCCCAGATGAAGCCATAAACGGACACCCAAGATTCAG CACCCTGACCAGAAACATTCGtcacagaagaggagagaaggttgTGATCAACGTACCCA TCTTTAAAGACAAGTGCACTCCATCTCCATTTGTGGAGAAGTTTCCGGAGGATGATGGGGAGGCCGCCAGAGCAGCTCTCCCTGATCACATCTACATGGATGCCATGGGCTTCGGAATGGGCAACTGCTGTCTTCAG GTGACATTCCAAGCTTGCAGCATTGAAGAGGCGAGGTACCTTTATGACCAACTAGCAACATTCTGCCCCATAGTG ATGGCCCTCAGTGCTGCTTCACCGTTTTACAGAGGCTATGTGTCAGACATTGATTGTCGCTGGGGAGTTATTTCTGCCTCGGTGGATGACAGGACCGGggaagagagagggctggag CCTTTGAAAAGCAACAAATTTCGAATCTTGAAATCAAGATATGATTCAATCGACAGCTACCTCTCCAGTTGTGGCGATAAGTACAATGACATAGATCTGACAATAGACGAGGAGATCAACAAACAGTTGCTGGATGCAG GGATCGACAAACTGCTGGCCCAACACATAGCCCATCTTTTCATCCGGGATCCGCTGTCACTCTTTGAGGAGAAGATTCACCTGGATGATGAAAACGAGTCGGATCACTTTGAG AATCTGCAGTCAACCAACTGGCAGACAATGAGGTTCAAACCTCCTCCTCCAAACTCGGACATCGGATGGCGAGTTGAGTTCCGCCCCATGGAG GTGCAACTTACCGATTTTGAAAACTCTGCTTACGTTGTTTTCATCGTCCTGCTCACCAGGGTTATCCTGTCCTATAAACTAGACTTTCTTATCCCCTTGTCAAAG GTTGACGAAAACATGAAAGTGGCCCAGGAAAGAAATGCAGTCCAAGAGGGCATGTTTTACTTCCGGAAGGACATCTATAAAG GCTGTAACCCTGTCCTCGATAGCTCCTCAGCGGCCCAGAACGGCTTGGACAGTGAGGGTGACAATGAGTACATACTGATGAGCATTGACACAATCATCAATGGAAAG GAAGGAGTTTTTCAAGGGCTGATACCAATCCTTAACTGCTACCTGGAAAACATGGAGGTGGACGTCGATACAAGATGCACCATCCTGAACTACCTGAAGCTCATCAAGAGACGCGCctcag GTGAACTGATGACCATAGCAAAGTGGATGAGGGAGTTTGTCGACAAGCACACTCAATACAAGCAAGACAGCGTAATAACTGACAAAATAAACTACGACTTACTCCGCAAGTGTGACAGTATCTCAAAAGGAGAGGAGCGAtgcccagaactttttggagacCCAGTCAATCGGGGCAAATAA